The Takifugu rubripes chromosome 7, fTakRub1.2, whole genome shotgun sequence genome has a segment encoding these proteins:
- the hormad1 gene encoding HORMA domain-containing protein 1 isoform X1, translating into MACVQKMRTTQESQLLPNQVLSEQQSSLVIRKLLAIAVSGITYLRGVFPEKAYGTKYVEDQKVMILREEGSCPGATQIVQWLQGCFEAIQLKYLRTVILSLFTDPALPQHPPFFQNVTEFYQFNIHYTPEGIHMDFESNKVSMSCSNTKKASILLVRKLYTLMQNLGPLPDSVSLNMKLAYYEEVTPQDYQPPGFKEAEGDTLVFEKEPVKLTMGEVVTPYHTLKLGMATERHRLEQVEENVCVTEKWVLRMTAETQSHVVEDEERSEMEKADTFNPGQSHHSLPHLMVYQRAADIQMICHEKIDSCEESTQVDPGPLETSSAEVGQKRTRSGRIISTTEKDVTVSMPAATGAKSVCQYQMPDSQETPSTRATQKKRKFSEPKEPF; encoded by the exons ATGGCGTGTGTACAGAAAATGAGAACCACACAG GAATCTCAGCTGCTGCCAAACCAGGTGTTATCGGAGCAGCAGTCCTCGTTGGtcatcaggaagctgctggccATCGCCGTGTCGGGAATCACTTACCTGCGAGGAGTTTTCCCCGAGAAAGCCTACGGGACCAAATATGTCGAAG ATCAGAAGGTGATGATCCTCCGAGAGGAAGGCAGCTGTCCTGGTGCAACTCAGATCGTTCAGTG GCTGCAGGGGTGCTTTGAGGCCATTCAGCTTAAATAT CTGAGGACAGTTATTCTGTCT CTCTTCACTGACCCGGCGCTCCCACAG CATCCACCTTTCTTTCAGAACGTGACTGAGTTTTACCAGTTTAATATCCATTACACTCCAGAGGGAATTCACATGGACTTTGAAAG CAACAAGGTGTCGATGTCCTGCAGCAACACCAAGAAGGCGAGCAtcctgctggtgaggaagctcTACACGCTGATGCAGAACCTGGGTCCTCTGCCGGACAGCGTCTCCCTCAACATGAAGCTGGCGTACTACGAGGAGG TCACTCCTCAGGACTACCAGCCACCGGGCTTCAAGGAGGCTGAAGGTGACACCTTAGTGTTTGAGAAAGAGCCGGTGAAGCTCACCATGGGCGAGGTGGTGACCCCGTACCACACTCTGAAGCTAGGCATGgccacagagagacacaggctGGAGCAG gtggaggagaacgtTTGTGTGACGGAGAAGTGGGTTCTGAGAATGACGGCAGAGACACAG AGTCACGTGGTCGAAGATGAAGAGAGGTCTGAGATGGAGAAGGCAGACACCTTTAATCCAGGTCAATCCCACCACTCTCTCCCTCATTTAATGGTGTATCAAAGAGCTGCAG ACATCCAGATGATCTGCCACGAGAAGATTGACAGTTGTGAAGAAAGCACCCAA GTGGACCCTGGACCGCTGGAGACCTCCAGCGCGGAGGTCGGCCAGAAGAGGACCAGGAGTGGCCGGATCATCTCCACCACA gAGAAAGACGTGACTGTGAGCATGCCAGCAGCGACGGGTGCCAAATCG GTCTGTCAGTACCAAATGCCCGACAGCCAGGAAACGCCGTCCACACGTGCGACCCAGAAAAAACGCAAATTCAGCGAGCCCAAAGAACCGTTCTGA
- the ensab gene encoding endosulfine alpha b yields the protein MSSENLDSDSQLDYEDEKQDGQEKHGNPVKAEEAKLKAKYPGLAQRPGGSDFLMKRLQKGQKYFDSGDYNMAKAKMKNKQLPVAGPDKNLVTGDHIPTPQDLPQRKSSLVTSKLAG from the exons atGTCGTCAGAAAACTTGGACTCGGACTCTCAGCTGGACTATGAGGACGAGAAACAG GACGGACAGGAGAAGCACGGCAACCCTGTGAAAGCAGAGGAAGCCAAGCTGAAGGCCAAGTATCCCGGCCTGGCCCAGAGGCCCGGGGGCTCCGACTTCCTGATGAAGAGGTTACAGAAAGGG CAAAAGTATTTTGACTCGGGCGACTACAACATGGCCAAGGCAAAGATGAAGAACAAGCAGCTCCCGGTGGCGGGCCCCGACAAGAACCTGGTAACCGGCGACCACATTCCAACCCCCCAGGACCTACCCCAGAGGAAGTCCTCCTTGGTGACGAGCAAGCTAGCCGGCTAG
- the hormad1 gene encoding HORMA domain-containing protein 1 isoform X3, which produces MACVQKMRTTQESQLLPNQVLSEQQSSLVIRKLLAIAVSGITYLRGVFPEKAYGTKYVEDQKVMILREEGSCPGATQIVQWLQGCFEAIQLKYLRTVILSLFTDPALPQHPPFFQNVTEFYQFNIHYTPEGIHMDFESNKVSMSCSNTKKASILLVRKLYTLMQNLGPLPDSVSLNMKLAYYEEVTPQDYQPPGFKEAEGDTLVFEKEPVKLTMGEVVTPYHTLKLGMATERHRLEQVEENVCVTEKWVLRMTAETQSHVVEDEERSEMEKADTFNPDIQMICHEKIDSCEESTQVDPGPLETSSAEVGQKRTRSGRIISTTEKDVTVSMPAATGAKSVCQYQMPDSQETPSTRATQKKRKFSEPKEPF; this is translated from the exons ATGGCGTGTGTACAGAAAATGAGAACCACACAG GAATCTCAGCTGCTGCCAAACCAGGTGTTATCGGAGCAGCAGTCCTCGTTGGtcatcaggaagctgctggccATCGCCGTGTCGGGAATCACTTACCTGCGAGGAGTTTTCCCCGAGAAAGCCTACGGGACCAAATATGTCGAAG ATCAGAAGGTGATGATCCTCCGAGAGGAAGGCAGCTGTCCTGGTGCAACTCAGATCGTTCAGTG GCTGCAGGGGTGCTTTGAGGCCATTCAGCTTAAATAT CTGAGGACAGTTATTCTGTCT CTCTTCACTGACCCGGCGCTCCCACAG CATCCACCTTTCTTTCAGAACGTGACTGAGTTTTACCAGTTTAATATCCATTACACTCCAGAGGGAATTCACATGGACTTTGAAAG CAACAAGGTGTCGATGTCCTGCAGCAACACCAAGAAGGCGAGCAtcctgctggtgaggaagctcTACACGCTGATGCAGAACCTGGGTCCTCTGCCGGACAGCGTCTCCCTCAACATGAAGCTGGCGTACTACGAGGAGG TCACTCCTCAGGACTACCAGCCACCGGGCTTCAAGGAGGCTGAAGGTGACACCTTAGTGTTTGAGAAAGAGCCGGTGAAGCTCACCATGGGCGAGGTGGTGACCCCGTACCACACTCTGAAGCTAGGCATGgccacagagagacacaggctGGAGCAG gtggaggagaacgtTTGTGTGACGGAGAAGTGGGTTCTGAGAATGACGGCAGAGACACAG AGTCACGTGGTCGAAGATGAAGAGAGGTCTGAGATGGAGAAGGCAGACACCTTTAATCCAG ACATCCAGATGATCTGCCACGAGAAGATTGACAGTTGTGAAGAAAGCACCCAA GTGGACCCTGGACCGCTGGAGACCTCCAGCGCGGAGGTCGGCCAGAAGAGGACCAGGAGTGGCCGGATCATCTCCACCACA gAGAAAGACGTGACTGTGAGCATGCCAGCAGCGACGGGTGCCAAATCG GTCTGTCAGTACCAAATGCCCGACAGCCAGGAAACGCCGTCCACACGTGCGACCCAGAAAAAACGCAAATTCAGCGAGCCCAAAGAACCGTTCTGA
- the hormad1 gene encoding HORMA domain-containing protein 1 isoform X2, giving the protein MACVQKMRTTQESQLLPNQVLSEQQSSLVIRKLLAIAVSGITYLRGVFPEKAYGTKYVEDQKVMILREEGSCPGATQIVQWLQGCFEAIQLKYLRTVILSLFTDPALPQNVTEFYQFNIHYTPEGIHMDFESNKVSMSCSNTKKASILLVRKLYTLMQNLGPLPDSVSLNMKLAYYEEVTPQDYQPPGFKEAEGDTLVFEKEPVKLTMGEVVTPYHTLKLGMATERHRLEQVEENVCVTEKWVLRMTAETQSHVVEDEERSEMEKADTFNPGQSHHSLPHLMVYQRAADIQMICHEKIDSCEESTQVDPGPLETSSAEVGQKRTRSGRIISTTEKDVTVSMPAATGAKSVCQYQMPDSQETPSTRATQKKRKFSEPKEPF; this is encoded by the exons ATGGCGTGTGTACAGAAAATGAGAACCACACAG GAATCTCAGCTGCTGCCAAACCAGGTGTTATCGGAGCAGCAGTCCTCGTTGGtcatcaggaagctgctggccATCGCCGTGTCGGGAATCACTTACCTGCGAGGAGTTTTCCCCGAGAAAGCCTACGGGACCAAATATGTCGAAG ATCAGAAGGTGATGATCCTCCGAGAGGAAGGCAGCTGTCCTGGTGCAACTCAGATCGTTCAGTG GCTGCAGGGGTGCTTTGAGGCCATTCAGCTTAAATAT CTGAGGACAGTTATTCTGTCT CTCTTCACTGACCCGGCGCTCCCACAG AACGTGACTGAGTTTTACCAGTTTAATATCCATTACACTCCAGAGGGAATTCACATGGACTTTGAAAG CAACAAGGTGTCGATGTCCTGCAGCAACACCAAGAAGGCGAGCAtcctgctggtgaggaagctcTACACGCTGATGCAGAACCTGGGTCCTCTGCCGGACAGCGTCTCCCTCAACATGAAGCTGGCGTACTACGAGGAGG TCACTCCTCAGGACTACCAGCCACCGGGCTTCAAGGAGGCTGAAGGTGACACCTTAGTGTTTGAGAAAGAGCCGGTGAAGCTCACCATGGGCGAGGTGGTGACCCCGTACCACACTCTGAAGCTAGGCATGgccacagagagacacaggctGGAGCAG gtggaggagaacgtTTGTGTGACGGAGAAGTGGGTTCTGAGAATGACGGCAGAGACACAG AGTCACGTGGTCGAAGATGAAGAGAGGTCTGAGATGGAGAAGGCAGACACCTTTAATCCAGGTCAATCCCACCACTCTCTCCCTCATTTAATGGTGTATCAAAGAGCTGCAG ACATCCAGATGATCTGCCACGAGAAGATTGACAGTTGTGAAGAAAGCACCCAA GTGGACCCTGGACCGCTGGAGACCTCCAGCGCGGAGGTCGGCCAGAAGAGGACCAGGAGTGGCCGGATCATCTCCACCACA gAGAAAGACGTGACTGTGAGCATGCCAGCAGCGACGGGTGCCAAATCG GTCTGTCAGTACCAAATGCCCGACAGCCAGGAAACGCCGTCCACACGTGCGACCCAGAAAAAACGCAAATTCAGCGAGCCCAAAGAACCGTTCTGA
- the mcl1b gene encoding induced myeloid leukemia cell differentiation protein Mcl-1b: MNIIANHTALRIMNVVFQNGVVDGAGHSSPLIPMASRGSLSGNDSPKRPSKLSVIAPKVCVAKAIQEDSQDTDHRSAPCTPEMNSVNGLDVSGRPAEDEAALDNDTRQLLSRFMADFCGIGSHQWRESGALSTMKRVVANLMEKHRYVYNGMTKQLTLDDRGDDVSFVSSVAKSIFADGVTNWGRIASLVAFGAVVAQHMKDNGRRDCVEPVAQEISTYLLTDRRDWLIKNNGWEGFVEFFQVSDPESSVRNMLMAVAGVAGLGATLALLIR, translated from the exons atgAATATTATTGCGAATCACACCGCGTTGAGAATCATGAATGTGGTGTTCCAAAATGGAGTCGTGGACGGAGCGGGGCATTCCTCCCCGCTGATCCCGATGGCTTCCAGAGGCTCCCTCAGCGGCAACGACAGCCCGAAGCGGCCCAGCAAGCTCTCCGTGATCGCACCCAAGGTTTGCGTGGCGAAGGCCATCCAGGAGGACAGCCAGGACACCGACCACCGGTCGGCGCCGTGTACGCCGGAGATGAACTCGGTGAACGGGTTGGACGTGTCCGGGCGCCCAGCGGAGGACGAGGCGGCGTTAGACAACGACACGAGGCAGCTCCTCAGCCGCTTCATGGCGGACTTTTGCGGCATCGGTTCACATCAGTGGAGGGAGAGCGGAGCGCTGTCGACCATGAAGCGAGTGGTGGCGAACCTGATGGAAAAGCACCGATACGTGTACAATG GGATGACCAAACAGTTGACCCTGGACGACAGAGGAGACGATGTGAGCTTCGTCAGCTCGGTAGCCAAAAGCATATTCGCAGACGGGGTCACCAACTGGGGGCGCATCGCCAGCCTAGTGGCCTTTGGAGCCGTGGTGGCCCAGCACATGAAGGACAATGGTCGGAGGGACTGCGTGGAGCCGGTGGCGCAGGAGATCTCCACGTACCTGTTGACGGACCGGCGGGACTGGCTGATCAAAAACAACGGCTGG GAAGGATTTGTGGAGTTTTTCCAAGTATCGGACCCAGAGTCGTCAGTCAGGAACATGCTGATGGCTGTCGCGGGGGTTGCCGGGCTCGGGGCCACGCTGGCCCTGTTGATCCGGTGA